The following are encoded in a window of Sphaeramia orbicularis chromosome 20, fSphaOr1.1, whole genome shotgun sequence genomic DNA:
- the LOC115411127 gene encoding regulator of G-protein signaling 20-like: MGSEREEMRKRQMQVHQEAAASVLQARHRMGNTPTNASNACCFCWCCCCSCSCLTVRSEDETIQRSTFERRTEGTNNCEESLKPTLEDARSWSMSFEKVMKSAAGRGCFRQFLRTEFSEENMMFWLACEELKKETNKTVVEEKVRQIYEDFISILSPKEVSLDSRVREVINRNMLEPTSHTFDDAQQQIYTLMQRDSYPRFINSTAYTDLMKSLEEPPPEP, from the exons ATGGGCTCAGAGCGGGAGGAGATGCGTAAGAGACAGATGCAGGTTCATCAGGAAGCAGCTGCCAGTGTCCTCCAAGCCCGCCACAGAATGGGAAACACCCCCACCAACGCCTCAAACGCCTGCTGCTTctgctggtgctgctgctgtAGCTGCTCCTG tCTGACTGTGAGGAGTGAGGACGAGACAATTCAGAGGTCAACTTTTGAGCGTAGGACAGAGGGAACCAATAATTGTGAAGAAAG CCTCAAGCCCACTCTGGAAGACGCACGCTCCTGGTCAATGTCGTTCGAGAAAGTGATGAAAAGCGCAGCGGGTCGTGGCTGCTTCAGGCAGTTTCTGCGGACAGAGTTCAGTGAGGAGAACATGATGTTCTGGCTCGCTTGTGAGGAGCTGAAAAAGGAGACCAACAAGACTGTGGTGGAGGAAAAAGTTCGTCAAATATATGAGGACTTCATCTCAATCCTTTCCCCAAAAGAG GTTAGTCTGGATTCACGCGTTCGAGAGGTGATCAACCGTAACATGCTGGAGCCGACCTCGCACACATTCGATGACGCTCAGCAGCAGATCTACACGCTGATGCAGAGGGACTCGTACCCACGCTTCATAAACTCTACGGCGTACACAGATCTGATGAAGAGTCTGGAGGAGCCTCCCCCCGAGCCATAG
- the lypla1 gene encoding acyl-protein thioesterase 1, translating into MCGNNMSAPLPAIVPAARKATAAVIFLHGLGDTGHSWAEAFAGIRIPHVKYICPHAPTMPVSLNMRMSMPSWFDIYGLSPEADEDEIGIKRASENIKALIDQEVKNGIPSHRILLGGFSQGGALSLYTALTTQQKLAGVVALSCWLPLRKSFPQAAANSANKDMHVLQCHGDSDPLVPFVFGSQTSEKLKGLINPANITFKSYRGLPHSACPEEMVDIKRFIEKQLPALGDE; encoded by the exons ATGTGCGGCAATAACATGTCAGCGCCTTTACCTGCCATTGTGCCTGCTGCCCGGAAAGCCACTGCAGCG GTAATATTTCTGCATGGCCTTGGTGATACTGG GCATAGCTGGGCTGAGGCTTTTGCAGGCATCAGGATACCACATGTGAAATACATCTGTCCACATGC TCCCACCATGCCTGTGTCCTTGAACATGAGAATGTCCATGCCTTCTTG GTTTGATATCTACGGATTGAGCCCGGAGGCAGATGAAGATGAGATTGGTATTAAACGAGCCTCAGAAAACA TTAAGGCCTTGATAGACCAAGAGGTAAAGAATGGGATACCGTCCCACAGAATTCTCCTGGGTGGATTTTCACAG GGTGGAGCGTTGTCCCTCTACACAGCTCTGACAACCCAGCAGAAGCTCGCTGGAGTGGTTGCTCTTAGCTGTTGGCTTCCTCTCCGCAAGTCCTTCCCTCAG GCCGCTGCAAACTCTGCAAACAAGGACATGCATGTGCTCCAATGCCACGGGGATTCGGACCCCCTAGTCCCCTTTGTATTTGGTAGCCAGACCTCAGAGAAGCTGAAAGGCCTCATTAATCCAGCCAACATCACCTTCAAGTCATACCGGGGTCTACCTCACAGCGCCTGTCCAGAA GAAATGGTGGACATCAAGCGATTCATCGAGAAGCAGCTTCCTGCCCTCGGCGACGAATGA